One Succinivibrio dextrinosolvens DNA window includes the following coding sequences:
- a CDS encoding type I restriction-modification system subunit M, translated as MNKQQLASKIWESANKMRSKIEANEYKDYILGFIFYKFLSNKEVQYLKNELQYSDEDLKTVTEDDEQIRKNVQQNIGYFIEYNNLFSTWLSEKSDFSADSVNVALGAFSRLINKAHKKVFAKIFDTLQTGLSKLGDSSAARTKAIRDLLYLINDIPMDGKQDYDVIGFIYEYLIEKFAANAGKKAGEFYTPHEVSVLMSEIVAYHLRNKSTDIKIYDPTSGSGSLLINIGKAVSKYSGDSDNIKYYAQEIKENTYNLTRMNLVMRGILPDNIETRRGDTLEDDWPYFDEEDPLKTYEPLYVDAVVSNPPYSQAWDPSGKDTDPRYKTFGLAPKGKADYAFLLHDLYHINPSGIMNIVLPHGVLFRGGEEGEIRKNLIEKNNIDTIIGLPANIFYGTGIPTIIMVLKQKRENTDVLFIDASKYYEKEGKSNKLRASDIKRIVDAYVSRTDIHKYAKVVSREQIRANDYNLNIPRYIDSSEKNDCWDIYAQMFGGLPNFELDELNIYWKAFPSLRRSIFKEKNEAYSLLVNENLRESILSHNEVMLFKNKYIDSLKGLDEYLRNEIVENFNTVDISKEEEKIFQIINLRIKDNELIDKYHAYQFLDDQWSKIISGDLEILQTEGFVSVRQVDPNMVVKKKDNKEIEIQDGWKGHVLPFELVQNNCFQEDLNKINAKEEYLAEILSSYSELIESFDDELKEKDFISEDTFVWAEVKKALKEYSDDAEIVNKLKKASSLNAKEKNLKKEIKILRTELEIKTKKYIEEISDTSARDLLFMKWCSPLLTNLLSMSNHVIDGIVEEIQKVCSKYENTFSEINEGILNIESSLTNLTESLVCNEFDLKGIEEFRKILGAN; from the coding sequence ATGAATAAGCAGCAACTCGCCTCAAAAATTTGGGAATCAGCAAATAAAATGCGTTCAAAAATAGAGGCTAACGAATATAAAGACTATATTCTAGGATTTATCTTCTACAAGTTTTTGTCAAATAAAGAAGTTCAATATCTGAAAAATGAATTGCAATATTCTGATGAAGACCTGAAAACTGTTACTGAGGACGACGAGCAAATAAGAAAGAATGTTCAGCAGAATATCGGGTATTTTATTGAATACAACAACCTGTTCTCAACATGGCTAAGTGAGAAGAGTGATTTTTCAGCTGATTCCGTGAATGTTGCTTTAGGTGCATTCAGCCGACTTATAAATAAAGCCCATAAAAAAGTTTTTGCGAAAATTTTCGATACTTTGCAAACTGGACTCTCAAAATTAGGAGATTCATCAGCCGCTAGAACCAAAGCTATTCGAGACCTTCTCTACTTAATCAATGATATTCCTATGGATGGGAAACAAGATTACGATGTCATTGGATTTATTTATGAGTATTTAATCGAAAAGTTTGCAGCAAATGCAGGAAAAAAGGCAGGAGAGTTCTATACTCCCCACGAAGTTTCTGTTCTAATGTCAGAGATTGTTGCATACCATTTAAGAAACAAGTCTACTGATATAAAAATCTATGATCCGACATCTGGTTCCGGATCTTTGCTAATAAATATCGGTAAAGCTGTTTCAAAATACAGCGGTGATTCCGACAATATCAAATATTATGCTCAGGAAATAAAAGAAAATACCTATAATCTTACACGAATGAATCTTGTCATGAGAGGTATTCTCCCGGACAACATTGAAACCCGTAGAGGTGATACTCTAGAGGATGATTGGCCTTACTTTGATGAAGAAGATCCATTAAAAACATATGAGCCTCTGTACGTAGATGCTGTAGTAAGTAATCCTCCTTATTCACAGGCATGGGATCCTTCGGGAAAAGACACTGATCCTCGATATAAAACATTTGGTCTAGCTCCAAAAGGAAAAGCGGATTATGCCTTTCTTCTTCATGACCTTTATCATATTAACCCTTCAGGAATAATGAATATTGTTCTGCCTCATGGCGTACTTTTCCGTGGTGGAGAAGAAGGTGAAATAAGAAAGAATCTGATAGAAAAAAACAATATAGATACCATTATCGGTTTACCTGCTAATATTTTTTATGGCACAGGTATTCCTACAATTATCATGGTATTAAAACAGAAAAGAGAGAATACTGATGTTCTTTTTATTGATGCCTCTAAATATTATGAAAAAGAAGGAAAATCAAATAAGTTAAGAGCTTCAGACATAAAAAGAATTGTTGATGCTTATGTTTCAAGAACAGATATTCACAAGTACGCAAAAGTTGTATCTCGAGAGCAAATCAGAGCAAATGACTATAATCTGAATATTCCTCGTTACATAGACTCATCAGAGAAGAATGATTGTTGGGATATTTATGCACAGATGTTTGGAGGTTTGCCAAATTTTGAATTAGATGAGCTTAATATTTATTGGAAGGCATTTCCTTCATTAAGAAGATCTATTTTTAAGGAGAAAAACGAAGCTTATTCTCTTTTAGTTAACGAAAATCTGAGAGAATCTATCCTTTCACACAATGAAGTAATGCTATTCAAAAACAAATATATAGATTCACTTAAAGGACTGGATGAATACTTACGAAATGAGATAGTTGAAAACTTTAACACTGTTGATATCTCAAAAGAAGAAGAAAAAATCTTTCAGATAATCAACTTAAGAATAAAAGATAATGAACTTATTGATAAATATCATGCTTATCAGTTTTTGGACGATCAATGGTCAAAAATCATATCTGGAGATCTAGAAATTCTTCAGACAGAAGGATTTGTTTCAGTAAGACAAGTTGATCCAAACATGGTAGTAAAAAAGAAAGACAACAAGGAAATCGAAATACAGGATGGTTGGAAAGGCCATGTTCTTCCTTTTGAATTAGTTCAAAATAATTGTTTTCAGGAAGACTTAAACAAAATAAATGCAAAAGAAGAATATTTAGCTGAAATCTTATCTTCTTATAGCGAACTTATTGAGTCTTTTGATGATGAACTGAAAGAGAAGGATTTTATTTCAGAAGATACGTTTGTATGGGCAGAGGTAAAGAAAGCTCTTAAAGAATACAGTGATGACGCAGAGATTGTAAACAAACTAAAAAAAGCATCATCTCTTAATGCTAAAGAAAAAAATCTGAAAAAAGAAATAAAAATCTTAAGGACTGAGCTTGAGATTAAAACAAAAAAATATATAGAAGAGATTTCCGATACCTCTGCTAGGGATTTATTATTTATGAAATGGTGTTCACCTCTTCTTACTAATTTGCTAAGTATGTCAAATCACGTTATAGACGGTATTGTAGAAGAAATTCAAAAAGTTTGTTCTAAATATGAGAATACATTTTCTGAAATAAATGAAGGTATTTTAAATATTGAATCAAGTTTGACGAACTTAACTGAATCTTTAGTTTGTAATGAATTTGATTTAAAAGGAATTGAAGAGTTCAGAAAAATTCTAGGAGCAAATTAG
- a CDS encoding DUF4268 domain-containing protein gives MSNIFLGKLEEITDLRSVWKDEARDFTPWLSQKENIEILGQTLGIDINVESTESAVGSFSADIYAKITDSDERIIIENQLEQSNHDHLGKILTYASGKNASYVIWIVKKAREEHKAAISWLNDHTDEKIGFFLVEIKLYRIGNSQLAPQFVPVEIPNNWAKQTKTSSTTSKKDTDTQLARLNYWTALRDSWDLNSEYAKSFNKRKPSKDHWYTLSIGTSEAEILLLRLQIRNSIGVEFTIRNNKELFDNLFKYKDEIEKETGLSFDWDRNDSRIKSSITTEKEVDLENEKDWPNQFLWFMETSLKMKKTFSKYIS, from the coding sequence ATGAGCAACATTTTTTTAGGAAAGTTGGAAGAAATAACAGATCTTCGCTCAGTTTGGAAAGATGAAGCCAGGGATTTCACTCCATGGCTTTCTCAAAAAGAGAATATAGAAATTCTTGGTCAGACTCTTGGAATTGATATAAATGTTGAGTCAACTGAATCAGCTGTTGGTTCCTTTTCTGCAGACATATATGCGAAAATCACGGATTCTGATGAGAGGATAATTATTGAGAATCAGTTAGAACAAAGTAATCATGACCACCTTGGAAAAATCTTAACTTACGCCTCTGGAAAAAACGCAAGCTACGTTATATGGATCGTTAAGAAAGCCAGAGAAGAACATAAAGCAGCAATATCGTGGTTGAACGATCACACTGATGAAAAGATTGGTTTCTTTCTAGTTGAAATCAAACTTTACAGAATAGGAAATTCTCAATTAGCCCCCCAGTTTGTTCCTGTTGAAATACCCAATAATTGGGCCAAACAAACAAAAACATCAAGCACAACAAGTAAAAAAGATACTGATACACAACTAGCAAGACTAAATTATTGGACCGCTCTAAGAGATTCTTGGGATTTAAATAGTGAATATGCAAAATCCTTTAATAAAAGAAAACCTAGTAAAGACCATTGGTATACGCTTTCAATAGGAACTAGTGAAGCTGAAATATTATTGCTTCGACTGCAAATAAGAAATTCAATTGGAGTTGAATTTACTATTAGAAACAACAAAGAACTCTTTGATAATCTATTTAAATACAAAGATGAAATTGAGAAAGAAACAGGATTGTCTTTTGATTGGGACAGAAATGACTCCAGAATAAAATCTTCAATAACAACAGAAAAAGAAGTTGATTTAGAAAATGAGAAAGACTGGCCTAACCAGTTTTTATGGTTTATGGAAACATCCTTAAAAATGAAGAAAACTTTTTCAAAATATATTAGTTAA
- a CDS encoding recombinase family protein, with product MANYQKIAYLRVSTLDQSYDRQLDGMKFDKVFEEKISGRTRERPALKNMLSYCRKGDHIYVHSMDRLARNLRDLLDLVKEITDKGCTIHFVQQHLEFSNDDNNPTAKLMLQVIGGVAEFEAALIRSRVLEGIAVAKARGTYKSGRPVVMTEEKKKICHEKYAAGIPMTRIAKDLGVSRMTVYRELKKN from the coding sequence ATGGCCAATTATCAAAAGATCGCTTATCTTCGAGTATCAACGCTGGACCAAAGTTATGACCGTCAACTTGATGGAATGAAATTCGATAAAGTTTTTGAAGAAAAAATCAGTGGACGTACCAGAGAAAGACCAGCTTTAAAGAATATGCTTTCTTATTGCCGTAAAGGTGATCATATATACGTTCACTCGATGGATCGTCTTGCACGTAATTTAAGAGATCTTCTTGATCTGGTAAAAGAAATAACCGATAAAGGATGTACTATCCACTTTGTTCAGCAGCACCTGGAGTTCTCCAATGATGATAATAATCCTACTGCCAAATTGATGCTGCAGGTAATCGGTGGCGTGGCCGAATTTGAAGCTGCACTTATTAGAAGTAGAGTTTTAGAAGGTATTGCTGTAGCAAAGGCCAGAGGAACATATAAGTCAGGAAGGCCTGTTGTGATGACAGAAGAAAAGAAAAAGATCTGTCATGAAAAATATGCAGCTGGAATTCCCATGACTAGGATTGCAAAGGATCTGGGAGTTTCGAGAATGACTGTATATAGAGAATTAAAAAAGAATTGA